DNA from Mesorhizobium sp. B2-1-1:
TGGTGGAGGTGATGGCCTCGGAGATTTCGCCGCCATTGCTGTCGGCGCCATAGACGAGACGGACGGCCTCGCGGTTGAGCTCCTCCGGCGGCCCGTCGAACACGACCTTGCCCGCGGCCATGCCGATGATACGGTTGCAATAGGTACGGGCGGTGTCCAGCGTGTGCAGGTTGGTGACCACGGTGATGCCTTCGCGCAAATTGATGTCCTGCAGCGAATCCATCACCACCTTGGCGTTGAGCGGGTCGAGCGAAGCGATCGGTTCGTCGGCCAGGATCACCCGGGGCTGCTGCATCATGGCGCGGGCAATGGCGACACGCTGCTGCTGGCCGCCCGACAAGGTGCCTGCGGGCTGCAGCGCGGTACGGGCGATATCGAGCCGCTCGAGGGCGGCGACCGCCTGCGCACATTCGGTTCGCGAGAACATGCCGAAAAGGTTCGACAGGGTCGGACGATGGTTCAGCCGGCCGAGCAGCACATTGGTCAGCACGTCGAGGCGCGGCACAAGGTTGAATTGCTGGAAGATCATGGCGCAGTCGCGCTGCCAGCGCCTGAGCGGCGAACCGCGCAATTGCGAGACCTCGGCTCCGTCGAAGAAAATCGATCCATGGCTGGGATCGATGAGCCGGTTGATCATACGCAGAAGGGTCGACTTGCCGGCGCCGGAACGGCCGATGACGCCGACCATCTGACCCTGCGGGATCGAGATGCTGACATCGTTAACGGCGGTGTTCTTGCCAAATCGTCGGGTGACGCCGCGGATTTCGAGCGTGGCTGACATGGTGCGTTCCCGTCCAGTCGCGGTTGAAGGTCCTGTTGACCCTCGCTAGCGCAGCGCCATGAACCTGCGGTGTCGGATTGATGTCAGTTTTGTTACCACCCACAGCCGTGTCGTGCGCGATCAGGCCAGGACCAATCAGTTCCTCGAAGTGCTTCCATGTCCCTGAAGCTGCGGAAGGCAGGCGGCTCGAGAAGACAGCCCCCTGCCCGAACTCTGTGTAAGGGATGCGAATAGTGAGCAGCCCTATTCCATTCACCACCGTCATCCACCGTATTTTTCCAGGAAAGCTTCGGCCTCGAGCTGACGGAAATCGTCGAGTGCGGCGCGCAGCCTCGCATGGTCCCAATCCCACCAGGCAAGCGCCTGGTAGCGCTCGGCGGTGCGGCGGTCGAAGCGCTCGCGGACCGGCTTTGCCGGCACGCCGGCGACGATGGTGTAGGGAGCGACATCCTTCGATACCACCGCTCCGGCGCCGACGGCGGCGCCATCGCCGACGGTGATGCCGGGCAGGACTGTCGAGCCATGGCCAAGCCATGTGTCGTGGCCGATTGTGACGCGCCTGGCGCGGCGCTCAGCGAAAAATTCGCTCTCGTGTTCGGCATCGTCCCAATAGTCCGATGCGCGGTAGGTGAAATGGTGCAGCGTCGGCCGCCAGGTCGGGTGGTTGGTGGCGTTGATGCGCACGCTTGCCGCGATGTTGGAGAATTTGCCGATCGTCGCACACCAGACGGCGCAGTCCTGCATCATGTAGGAATAGTCGCCGAGTTCGCTTTCCGAAACCCGACAGCGGTCGGCGATTTCGGTCCACCGGCCAAGCGTCGAATTCTCCACGTCCGCCGTCGGGTGGACCAGCGGCGTCTCCGACAATTTCCTGCTCATGCGGCGAGCTTTCCCGGGGCGAAGGCGGTGACGTCGATGATGCGGTCGGCCACCGCTTCGCGCACATCATGGTCGTGGAAGATGCCGAGCAGGGCGACGCCTGCCGTTTTCTTGGCGGCGATGAGTTCGATCACCACATCGCGGTTCCTTGCGTCGAGCGAAGCGGTCGGCTCGTCGAGCAGCAGGATCGGGTGCTCGGTGATGAAGCCACGCGCGATATTGACGCGCTGCTGCTCGCCGCCGGAGAAGGTCGCCGGCGGCAATGCCCAGAGTTTTTCCGGCAGATTGAGCCGCGCCAGCAAGGCGCGCGCCTTACTTCTTGCTGTTTCGCGATCCTCGCCGCGCTCCACGAGCGGCTCGGCGATGACGTCGAGCGCCGATACGCGGGGCACGGTGCGCAGGAACTGGCTGACATAGCCGATGGTCTGGCGGCGCACGGCAAGCACGGTGCGCGGGCTGGCGCTGGCAAGGTCGATCAGCCCGTCTTCGTGCGTGACGATGATCTGGCCTTCGTCGACGGCGTAATTGCCGTAGAGCATCTTCAGGATCGAGCTCTTGCCGGCCCCGGACGGGCCGCCGAGCACGGTGCATTCACCGGCGCGGATCGAGAAGGAGACACCGGCGACGACAGGCAGTTTGATGCCGTCGCGCAGATGCATGGTGAAGCTCTTGGCGACGTCGGAAACAACGAGAGGCGTCGGCATCAGAAGGTACTCCAATCGTTATTCGTTTGCGGGCAGGACAGAGGGGGGTGACTTGGCGCCATCGTCAAACCTGCAGAATCGAGGAAACAAGTAATTGCGTGTACGGCGCGCGCGGGTCGTCGAGCACGCGGTCGGTGAGGCCGCTTTCGACGACGCGGCCGTCCTTCATCACCATCATGCGCTGCGACAAAAGCCGCGCCACCGCGAGGTCATGGGTGACGACGATGGCGGCGAGGCCGAGATCGGTGACGAGGCCGCGCAAGAGATCGAGCAGGCGCGCCTGCACCGAGACGTCGAGGCCGCCTGTCGGTTCATCCATGAACACCAGCCGCGGGCCGGTGACGAGGTTGCGGGCGATCTGCAGGCGCTGGCGCATGCCGCCGGAAAAGGCGCGCGGCTCGTCGTCGATGCGATCTTCCTCGATCTCGACGCGCGACAGCCAGTCGACGGCGGTGGCGCGGATCTTGCCGTAGTGGCGGTCGCCCACCGCCATCAAGCGTTCGCCGACATTGGCGCCGGCCGACACCGTCATGCGCAAGCCGTCGGCCGGATTCTGGTGGACAAAGCCCCAGTCGGTGCGCATCAGGAAGCGGCGCTCGGCCTCGCTCATGCGGTAGAGTTCGCGGAACTGGCCGTCGCGCATGCGGTAGCTGGCGGTGCCGGATGAGGGCAGCAGCCGCGTCGACAGGCAGTTGAGCAATGTCGTCTTGCCGGAGCCGGATTCGCCCACGACAGCCAGGACTTCGCCCGGCCACAGATCGAAGGTGACGTTGTCGCAGCCGACGCGCGAGCCGTAGAATTTCGAGAGCGCCGAAACGCGTAGCAAGGGTTCGTCGGTCATTGTATCTCCTTACCCTCCCCCTTGTGGGGAGGGTCGGCGCGCAGCGCCGGGGTGGGGGCTGCCGATGGGTCGCTACCCCCACCCGCGCCTTCGGCGCGACCTCCCCACAAGGGGGAGGTAGGGGTGCTGCGCCGCTTCTCGCAGTGGTCGGTGTCGGAGCAGACGAACATGTGGCCGCCGTGATCATCGAGGATGACCTCGTCGAGATAGACGTTCTCGGCTCCGCATAGCGCGCAGGGCTGGTCGAAGGTCTGCACCTCGAACGGATGATCCTCGAAGTCGAGGCTGACCACATCAGTGAAGGGCGGCAGCGCATAGATGCGCTTCTCGCGGCCGGCGCCGAACAGCTGCAAAGCCGGCGAGCGGTGCATCTTGGGATTGTCGAATTTCGGCGTCGGCGACGGGTCCATCACATAGCGGCCCTCAACCTTCACCGGATAGGCGTAGGTGGTGGCGATGCGGCCGTGCTTGGCGATGTCCTCGTAGAGCTTCACATGCATGAGGCCGTATTCCTCCAGCGCATGCATCTTGCGCGTTTCGGTCTCGCGCGGCTCGAGGAAGCGCAGGGGCTCGGGGATCGGCACCTGATAGACCAGCACCTGGCCCGCGGCGAGCGGATGTTCGGGAATGCGATGGCGGGTCTGGATGATGCTGGCGCTGGCCGTGTCGGTCGTCACCGCGACATTGGCGACCTTCTTGAAGAAGGCGCGGATCGAGACCGCATTGGTGGTGTCGTCGGCGCCCTGGTCGATGACCTTCAGCACATCGTCGGGGCCGATGATCGAAGCGGTAACCTGGACGCCGCCGGTGCCCCAGCCATAGGGCATCGGCATTTCGCGCGAGGCGAACGGCACCTGATAGCCGGGAATGGCGATGCCCTTGAGGATCGCGCGGCGGATCATCCGCTTGGTCTGTTCGTCGAGATAAGCGAAGTTATAGGCGGCGATGTCGGTCGGTTGCGCGCTCATTCCGCGGCCTCTTTCTTCTCTTCAATCTTGCTGGGATTTTCGCGAGCGTCGTACTCGGCGCGCATGCGGCGCACGAGGTCGAGTTCGGCCTGGAAGTCGACATAATGCGGCAGCTTCAGATGTTCGACGAAGCCGGTCGCCTGGACGTTGTCGGAGTGCGAGATGACGAATTCCTCGTCCTGGGCGGCGGCGACAATGTCCTCGCCGAGTTCGCTTGCACGAAGAGCGCGGTCGCAGAGTGCCATGGCCATCGCCTTGCGCTCGCTCTGGCCGAAGACCAGGCCATAGCCGCGGGTGAATTGCGGTGGTGCCTTTGCCGAGCCCTTGAACTGATTGACCATCTGGCATTCGGTGACGCGCACCGTGCCGAGCGGCACGGCGAAAGGCAGTTCGGGCACGTCGAGCTCCAGCTCGACCTCGCCGATGCGGATCTCGCCGACGAAGGGATGGTTGCGGGCATAGCCGCGCTGCGTGGAATAGCCGAGCGCCAGCAGGAACCCCTCGTCGCCGCGCGACAGCGCCTGCAGGCGGATGTCGCGAGCCATCGGGAACTCCAGCGGCTCGCGGGTGATGTCGCCGGGGACATGGTCCTGAGGCATGTCTCCGTCCGGCTCGATCAGCCCATCGCGAGCGAGGATCGCCGAGACGCGCGGCATTGCCTGCGCTTCCGTCTCGCGCCGCAAGGGCGCGGCGACATCGGCGCCGGCGGCAAGCTCGGGATCGAGCAGCCGGTGCGTGTAGTCGAAGGTGGGCCCAAGCAACTGGCCGCCGGGCAGGTCCTTGTAGGTCGCCGAAACGCGGCGTTCGACCAGCATGGTGGCGGTGTCGATGGCATTTGTATAGCCAAAGCGCGGCAGCGTGGTGCGGTAGGCCCGCACCAGGAAGATCGCCTCGATCATGTCGCCGCGCGCCTGCACGATAGCGAGTGCGGCGAGTTCGCGATCGTAAAGCGAGCCTTCGCTCATCACCCGGTCGACGCCGAGCGCCAGCTGTTCGACGATCTGGTCGAGGCGCAGTGCCGGTACCGAGCGGTCACCGCGCCGACGGTCAGCGAGCAGGCTGTGGGCGTTGGCGATTGCAGCTTCGCCGCCTTTTACCGCGACATACATGCTAGGCCTCCGTCGTCTTGATGCGTGTCGTACGCGGCAGGCAGGCGAGGCTGTCATGTGCCGCCAGGATGATGTCGACGCCGCGCGGAAAGCGGTTGATGTTCTGCTTCCACTGCTCGATGAAATGACGCGGCATGAGGGCCGGCGCGATCGTCGCCGTCTTCTCGATGCCAGGACCTTCGAGCAGCAGCGGCGTGCCTGACGTGAGATCGCCGACCTGCAGGATCAATGTGGTCGAGCGGTCGGGATAGTCCTGCGTGCCTTGCGAGAAACCGTCGAGCGCCATCATCTCGGCCGGCGAGGCCACAAAGGCGAAATGCGCGTCGGCCGGGGTGTTGGCCAGCGGCGCGCCGCTGTGAAAGCCGAGCCAGGACATGACCGCTGCCGAGGCGTGCAGGGCCGGGTCCAGCCAGAGCGGCGTGTCGTTGTCGCACAATGCCAGCGCAACCGCGCCCGATATCGCCGAAAGCGGCGCCGGCGGGCGGGCCAGGGCCGGCAAGGGTTGCACGCTGCCCGGCCGCGCCATTGCGTCCATGACGGCGCGAAACACCGTCTGGGCGTTGAACACCGGATCGGCGAACCCGCCCTCGATCGATTGCGCTGCGATATCCATCAATCTTCTCCGCGAACCATGGTGAAGAAATCCACCTTCGTTGCCGCCGTTTCGGCGCGGCGCCTTTCTCGTGCCGTGGTCAAGGCAGCCCGCAGCGGCGCGAGAAGGCCCGTTTCGACCGCCTCTCGGTGGGCGGGGTCCTGCCACAGCGCGTCGGCGATGGCCGCCAGCTTCGCCTTCTGCTTGTCGCGGCCGAGCGCATAGCAATGGCCGACCTGTCCGGACGGCAGGCGCACTGTGGCGCGGGTCACGGTGGCCTCGCCGACATTGAACGGCGCGCCGCCGCCGCCGATGCGGCCGCGCATGGTAACCAGGCCGGTCTCGGGACCGCGCAGCAGTTCGGCCTCGGCAGGCAGGCCGGATTCGTTCCAGAGGCGAACGATGTCGTCGCCGCTGGACTGCGCCAGGGTTGCCATGGCCGCCTTGCGTTCGGCCTGGTCGCGCGCTTCCTGTCCTCGCATGAGCAACATCCTTGCTTCTAATTTGTCTATTGATATAGACAACCATACGAATTATACCCATTACCTGACGCGAGTCCATGACGGGTGCGTGACAGGGGCCGGCCAGGGGCGAAACCGTGAACGGAAAACACGTGGCTGACGGTATCGAGCGGCGCAGCGGCGTCTCGTTGTGGCGCCAGATCGCCGACCGAATCCTGCAATCGATCGCTGCCGGCGATTTCGCCGAGAATGCCGCGCTGCCGCCGGAGGTGGCGCTGGCCGAGCGCTATGGCGTCAACCGTCACACGGTGCGCAGCGCCATCGCGGCGCTCGTGCAGGACGGGGTACTGCGGGCCGAGCAGGGGCGCGGCACTTTCGTGCTGTCGCGCAAGCGGCTGTCCTATCCGATCGGCGCGCGCACGCGATTTTCAACCGGCTTGCAGGGCCAGGCGTCGGAGCGGCATATCGTGCTGCTGGCCTCATCGGTCGAGCCGGCCAGCCGGCGCGTCGCCGAAGCCCTGGGCCTTGCCAGGGGATCGGATGTGATTCGCCTGGAGACGCGCGGCGAGGCCGATGGGAAGCCGGTGTCGCGCGCTTCCGGCTGGTTCGACGCCAGGCGCTTCGCCGGCATCGATGTGGCCATGGCCGAGACCGGGTCGATCACCGCATCGCTCAAGCGTTTCGGCATAGACGATTATCTCAGGCAATCGACGGTGCTGTCGGCGCGTCACGCCGATGCTTCCGACCTTGCCGACCTCGATCTGCAGCCGGGCGGCATCGTGCTGGTCACGATGGCCGTCAACATGACGACGGACGGCCGGCCGATCCAATTCGCCGAGGCGCGCTTCCCGGCGGAGCGGGTGGAGCTGAAACTGTCGGCGCTGTAGGGCGTGTCGGCCTTATACCAACGCTGGTACCAGACCAGCTCGGTTGTCAGCGGCTTGGCGGTTTGGGGGTCGCCCTGCGCGGGGCGTGGTCAATACGGGCCGGGTTCACGATCTGCCAGCTTATGCCCCCACCTCGATCACGGCCTTGATCAGGCCGGATTTCTCATGCGCCCAGCGGGCGAGATCACGTGGCGTGTCGGCAAGCGTGGTGCGGTGGGTGACGAGCTTGGCCAGCGGCACGGCGCCATCGCGGATCGAAGCGGCGACGTGGTCAAAGTCGGCCCTCAAGGCATTGCGGCTGCCGACAAGCGTCATCTCGCGCTTGTGGAACTCGGGGTCGGAAAAGGCGATGTCGTCCTTCACGACGCTGACCAGCACCAATGTCCCGCCATGCGCGACATGAGCGAAGGCCGACTGCACCGAGCCGGTGTTCCCGGTGGCGTCGAAGACCACGTCGAAGCCTTCGCCTGATGTCGCTTCGCTGACCAGATCGGATGCCGCGCCGCGCGACCCGTCGAGGGTCTTGAAGCCGAGTTCATTGGCGGCGAAGCCGAGCCTTTCGCTGCTCATGTCGAGCAGCGTCACGTCGAGCCCGGCGATGCGGGCGAAGATGGCGGTGCCGAGCCCGATCGGTCCGGCGCCGATGACGAGCGTCCGTGCGCCGGGATCGGCACGCGAGCGCCGCACCGCATGGGCGCCGATGGCCAGGAACTCGACGGCCGCGGCATCGGCCAACGACAGGCCGTTGGCTGGATAGAGGTTTTGTTCCGGGATAAGGATCTGTTCGCACATGGCGCCGTCGCGATGCACGCCGAGCACTTCGATCCGGACACAGCAATTGGGTTTACCGTGCCGGCAGGCGATGCATTTGCCGCACGCCAGATAGGGATTGATGATGACCGGCTCGCCCGTGGCAAGACCAACGCCTTCGCCCGCCTCGACGATGGTCCCCGACACTTCATGGCCCATGATGCGGGGGTAGGCGAGGAAGGGATGCTTGCCCTCGAAGATGTGGTAGTCGGTGCCGCAGATGCCGACATGGCTGACCGCCACCAGCGCCCAGCCGGGAGGCGGCGAGCCAGCCGCGGGACGGTCTTCCACGACAAGGTCGCCGGGCGAACGGCAGACAACGGCTTTCATGCTTCAATCCAGTCGGTTCATGGAATCGCCGGCCGATTTTTCGACCCGGCCGGCGATCGATTTTACTTGCCACCTCGGCGGCGCAGGCCGTCGAAGTAGACGATGACGATGATCAACATGCCGGTGATGACGCGCTGCCAGAACGTGTTGACGTTGAGCAGGTTGGCGCCGTTGTTGATGGTGGAGAGGATGAACGAGCCGATCAGCGGCCCGTGCACCGAACCGATGGCGCCGAACAGCGACGTGCCGCCGATCACCGACGAGGCGATGGCTTGCAACTCGTAGGTGTCGCCCTGCGTCGGATTGCCGATGCCGATGCGGGACGCGAGCAGCACGCCGACGAAGGCCGCGCACAGGCCGGACAGCACATAGGCCATGTAGATCGTGCGCGGCACGTTGACGCCGGAGAGGCGCGCGGCTTCCGCGTTCGAGCCGACGGAGAAGAGATAGCGTCCCCATCGCGTGTGGTGCAGGAAGACGTAGGAGGGCAGCGCAACCACGATCACCATCCAGAACAGATAGGGGATCCCCAGCAGCGAGCCGCGCGAAAACGCCTGGAACGCGTCGCTGTTGATCGATATCGAATTGCCATTGGTCATCAGGAGACCGATGCCGCGCAGCGAGGTCATGGTCGCCAGCGTGATGATGAAGGGCGGCAGGCCCATCCTGACGATGCCGAAACCGTGGAACAGGCCGATGGCGACCCCCACCAGCAGCGTCGCCAGAACCGCGATCCAGACCGGCCAGCCGGCATTGATCAGCAGTGCGACGATGACGGTGGCGAAGCCGACGATGGCGCCGACGGAAAGGTCGATGCCGCCGGTGATGATGACGAAGGTCTGGCCGACGGCCAGGATGGCGATCAGAGAACCCTGGCGCAGCAGGTTGGTGATATTGAGCGCCGAAGCGAAGGACGGCGTGGCGACCGCCAGGATGACCCACATCAGAAGCAGCAGGCCAAGCAGCGTCAGCCCGAACAGGGCATTGTAGTTGCGCTTCGGCTTTTCGGCAGGGATCGCCTCGGTGCTCATGTCTGTCCTCCCGTCTTTTCTTGTTTCTCGGCCAGGGCCTGGCTCAGAATGTCCTCGTGATCGGCGGTGCGGAAACCATGCGTGGCCACCAGCTTGCCGCGCCGGAACACATGCAGCGTGTCGGCCAGTTCGTAGACCTCAGGCAGATAGGACGAGATCAGGATGATGCCCGCGCCCTTGGACAACAGCACACTGAACAGCCGGTAGATCTCGGCCTTGGTGCCTACATCGACGCCGACCGTCGGCTCGTCGAAGATGAACAGTTTGGCGCCGTGCGCCAGCCACTTGCCGATGACGATCTTCTGCTGGTTGCCGCCCGACAGGCTGGAGGCCAGCGCGCCGCGCGTCGGCGTCTTGATCCTGAGGTCGGCGATCTGCCGGTCCGCCTCGGCCTTCTCCTGCGCAGACGAGATCAGCAGATTTTTCGATATGCGCTTGTAGATCGGCAGGTTGAGATTCAATGCAACCGGCAGGTTGAGGCACAGGCCCTGGTCGCGGCGGCTTTCCGGTGCCAGCGCCATGCCGAGCTTGATGGCGTCGTGCTCGGAGTTGACCTGCACCTCCTTGCCTTCCCACAACACCTGGCCGGCCGATTTGCGGTGGCGGCCGTAGAGGGTGGTGACGAATTCGCTGCGGCCGGCTCCGATCAGGCCGTAGAGCCCGACGATCTCGCCCGCGCGCACCGACAGAGAGACATTCTCGAAACCCTTGCCGGACAGGTTCCGCGCCTCGGCGATGACGGCGCCCGGCGTGAAATGCTCCTTGTGATAGATCTGCTCGATCGAGCGGTTGATCATCAGCTTGACCAGCTCCGGCTCATTGGTCTCGGCGATGTTGCGGGTGCCGACCAGCGTGCCGTCACGCAGCACCGAGACGCGGTCGGCGAGCTCGAACACCTCCTCCATGCGATGGCTGATGTAGATGATGGTGACGCCTTCACCCTTCAGGCGGCGGATCAGCGTGAACAGCTGGTCGGCCTCTTTGCGGGTGAGGTAGGCGGTCGGCTCGTCGAAAATCAGGAATTTGGTGCCGCGCACGGTGGCTCGGGCGGCGGCGATCAGCTGCTGCTGGCCGATGGTGAGATCGCCGAGCACGACATGCGCCGGCAGGTCGAAGCCGAGACCGTCGATGATCTTCTGCGCTTCCCTGACCATGGCTCGTTGCTGGAGGATGCCGAAGCGCGAGTTCTCCTCGCCGAGGAACATGTTGGCGGCGACGGTCAGGTGGCGGCAGAGCACGACTTCCTGGTGCACGGCGTTGATGCCGAGCGCCATGGCTTCGTGCGGCGTCGCCAGGGCAGCCGGCTTGCCTTCCCACACAACCTCTCCGGAGGTGCGCGGGATGACGCCGGTCAGGAGCTTGATCAGGGTCGATTTGCCGGCACCGTTCTCGCCGACGATGGCGTGGATCTCTCCCGCCTTGAAGGCCAGGGTCACAGGCTTCAGCGCATGCGTGCCGGGATAGCGCTTTTCCAGACCCTGCAGCTCGAGGATCGTCCTGCCGGGCTCCAGCACGGGGGCCGGATGCAGTTCCTGCGCGGTCGACGTCATGGCAATCCTCCCTGTTGTTTCCGGGGCGCAGAGGCCCCGGAAACAGTTGCGCGTGCCGATGCTCAGTTGAGCTTCGGGTTGAGCAGCGCGTCGATCTTGGGATCCTTCATGTTGGCCTTGGTGACCAGGTTGGCGCCGGTGTCGACATTGGTCTCGACCTTTTCGCCCTTGGAGGCGGCAAGCGCGGTCTTGATGCCGTCATAGCCCATCCGGTAGGGATCCTGGACGACGAGGGCGGAAATGACGCCGTCGTTGAGGAACTTGATCAGCTTCTCGTCGCTGTCGAAGCCAACCAGCGCCAGCTTGCCGCCGAGGCTGTTTTCGGCGACAGCCTGCCCGACGCCCTGCGCCATGATCAGGTTGGAAGCGAAAATACCCTTGAGGTTCGGATTGGCGGTGATCAGGTCGGTGGCGATGTTGAGGCCGGTGGTGGCCTGGCCGTCGGCATATTTGTCGGCGACCAGCTTCAGGCCCGGATATTTCGCCTTGAGCTGTTCGATGAAGCCCTGCTTGCGCTGTTCGAGCGAGCCGGCGCCAGGCGTGTTGGTGATCAGGGCAACGTCGCCCTCGATCTTGCCGCCATTGGCTTCGCCGATGGCCGCTGCGAGGCCGTCAGCGGCGACGCGGCCGCCCTGGACGTTGTCAGTGGTCAGGAAGGAGGTGAAGGCCTTGGAGTCGGCGCCGGAATCGATGCCGATAACCTTGACCTTGGCGGCGGCTTCGTCGATCGGCTTGCCGAGCGCCTTGAACTCGGTCGGCGAGATGACGATCGCCGCCGGATTGCTGGCGACGGCGTTTTCGAGGATCGAGATCTGGCCGTTTACGTCGGTCTCTGCCTGGGCGCCGAGCTCCGGCACGTTGACGCCGAGATCCTTGCCGGCCTTGCGGGCCCCGGCCAGGACGATCTGCCAGTAGAAGGACGTGGTGTCCTTGACGATGATCGGAATGGTCACGTCCGCCGCCGAAACCGGCGCCGAGTGCATGACGCCGGCAAGCATCGACGCGGCCGCCAGCGCCATGACAGCGCGGCGATTGAGAATGCTGGTCACGAATTTCATGGAATTCCTCCCTAGGTCGCCCGGTGAACGATACGGAAGCTCGGTTCGGATAGGCGTAGCCAAACAGAACTTTATCAATAAAAAACAGTTGCAGTATTTTGATAGTGCATCGATCCGGTCGATGCAAGCGGTGTTTATGCCATCCTCGGGGCATGGCGGTCATGACAGCACTGGCGCCTTGCTCTCCCCACGCTGCCCGACGCTTCCGTTTCGTGTGACTAACGTATGGAATATTAATTCCATAAATTAGTCAATATAGAATGCCCGTTCCTTCTTCGGTTCGCGGGATCGTGAAGCCCCGCGATCGCACGCCTTCGCCCGGGCGGATCGGGCACTTCATGCCAATTCCTGCACTACGGTGTAGGGGCGGTATCTGGCGTAGTCCGCCTGAGGCACGTCGACATCAAGCAGTTCGAGATT
Protein-coding regions in this window:
- the phnK gene encoding phosphonate C-P lyase system protein PhnK; this encodes MTDEPLLRVSALSKFYGSRVGCDNVTFDLWPGEVLAVVGESGSGKTTLLNCLSTRLLPSSGTASYRMRDGQFRELYRMSEAERRFLMRTDWGFVHQNPADGLRMTVSAGANVGERLMAVGDRHYGKIRATAVDWLSRVEIEEDRIDDEPRAFSGGMRQRLQIARNLVTGPRLVFMDEPTGGLDVSVQARLLDLLRGLVTDLGLAAIVVTHDLAVARLLSQRMMVMKDGRVVESGLTDRVLDDPRAPYTQLLVSSILQV
- the phnL gene encoding phosphonate C-P lyase system protein PhnL, whose protein sequence is MPTPLVVSDVAKSFTMHLRDGIKLPVVAGVSFSIRAGECTVLGGPSGAGKSSILKMLYGNYAVDEGQIIVTHEDGLIDLASASPRTVLAVRRQTIGYVSQFLRTVPRVSALDVIAEPLVERGEDRETARSKARALLARLNLPEKLWALPPATFSGGEQQRVNIARGFITEHPILLLDEPTASLDARNRDVVIELIAAKKTAGVALLGIFHDHDVREAVADRIIDVTAFAPGKLAA
- the phnG gene encoding phosphonate C-P lyase system protein PhnG, with protein sequence MRGQEARDQAERKAAMATLAQSSGDDIVRLWNESGLPAEAELLRGPETGLVTMRGRIGGGGAPFNVGEATVTRATVRLPSGQVGHCYALGRDKQKAKLAAIADALWQDPAHREAVETGLLAPLRAALTTARERRRAETAATKVDFFTMVRGED
- a CDS encoding ABC transporter permease, with product MSTEAIPAEKPKRNYNALFGLTLLGLLLLMWVILAVATPSFASALNITNLLRQGSLIAILAVGQTFVIITGGIDLSVGAIVGFATVIVALLINAGWPVWIAVLATLLVGVAIGLFHGFGIVRMGLPPFIITLATMTSLRGIGLLMTNGNSISINSDAFQAFSRGSLLGIPYLFWMVIVVALPSYVFLHHTRWGRYLFSVGSNAEAARLSGVNVPRTIYMAYVLSGLCAAFVGVLLASRIGIGNPTQGDTYELQAIASSVIGGTSLFGAIGSVHGPLIGSFILSTINNGANLLNVNTFWQRVITGMLIIVIVYFDGLRRRGGK
- a CDS encoding DapH/DapD/GlmU-related protein, with protein sequence MSRKLSETPLVHPTADVENSTLGRWTEIADRCRVSESELGDYSYMMQDCAVWCATIGKFSNIAASVRINATNHPTWRPTLHHFTYRASDYWDDAEHESEFFAERRARRVTIGHDTWLGHGSTVLPGITVGDGAAVGAGAVVSKDVAPYTIVAGVPAKPVRERFDRRTAERYQALAWWDWDHARLRAALDDFRQLEAEAFLEKYGG
- a CDS encoding zinc-binding alcohol dehydrogenase family protein, producing MKAVVCRSPGDLVVEDRPAAGSPPPGWALVAVSHVGICGTDYHIFEGKHPFLAYPRIMGHEVSGTIVEAGEGVGLATGEPVIINPYLACGKCIACRHGKPNCCVRIEVLGVHRDGAMCEQILIPEQNLYPANGLSLADAAAVEFLAIGAHAVRRSRADPGARTLVIGAGPIGLGTAIFARIAGLDVTLLDMSSERLGFAANELGFKTLDGSRGAASDLVSEATSGEGFDVVFDATGNTGSVQSAFAHVAHGGTLVLVSVVKDDIAFSDPEFHKREMTLVGSRNALRADFDHVAASIRDGAVPLAKLVTHRTTLADTPRDLARWAHEKSGLIKAVIEVGA
- the phnC gene encoding phosphonate ABC transporter ATP-binding protein, giving the protein MSATLEIRGVTRRFGKNTAVNDVSISIPQGQMVGVIGRSGAGKSTLLRMINRLIDPSHGSIFFDGAEVSQLRGSPLRRWQRDCAMIFQQFNLVPRLDVLTNVLLGRLNHRPTLSNLFGMFSRTECAQAVAALERLDIARTALQPAGTLSGGQQQRVAIARAMMQQPRVILADEPIASLDPLNAKVVMDSLQDINLREGITVVTNLHTLDTARTYCNRIIGMAAGKVVFDGPPEELNREAVRLVYGADSNGGEISEAITSTSVAFKQKIAASAGPLEPAFPGY
- a CDS encoding carbon-phosphorus lyase complex subunit PhnI, translating into MYVAVKGGEAAIANAHSLLADRRRGDRSVPALRLDQIVEQLALGVDRVMSEGSLYDRELAALAIVQARGDMIEAIFLVRAYRTTLPRFGYTNAIDTATMLVERRVSATYKDLPGGQLLGPTFDYTHRLLDPELAAGADVAAPLRRETEAQAMPRVSAILARDGLIEPDGDMPQDHVPGDITREPLEFPMARDIRLQALSRGDEGFLLALGYSTQRGYARNHPFVGEIRIGEVELELDVPELPFAVPLGTVRVTECQMVNQFKGSAKAPPQFTRGYGLVFGQSERKAMAMALCDRALRASELGEDIVAAAQDEEFVISHSDNVQATGFVEHLKLPHYVDFQAELDLVRRMRAEYDARENPSKIEEKKEAAE
- the phnH gene encoding phosphonate C-P lyase system protein PhnH; protein product: MDIAAQSIEGGFADPVFNAQTVFRAVMDAMARPGSVQPLPALARPPAPLSAISGAVALALCDNDTPLWLDPALHASAAVMSWLGFHSGAPLANTPADAHFAFVASPAEMMALDGFSQGTQDYPDRSTTLILQVGDLTSGTPLLLEGPGIEKTATIAPALMPRHFIEQWKQNINRFPRGVDIILAAHDSLACLPRTTRIKTTEA
- the phnF gene encoding phosphonate metabolism transcriptional regulator PhnF, with amino-acid sequence MADGIERRSGVSLWRQIADRILQSIAAGDFAENAALPPEVALAERYGVNRHTVRSAIAALVQDGVLRAEQGRGTFVLSRKRLSYPIGARTRFSTGLQGQASERHIVLLASSVEPASRRVAEALGLARGSDVIRLETRGEADGKPVSRASGWFDARRFAGIDVAMAETGSITASLKRFGIDDYLRQSTVLSARHADASDLADLDLQPGGIVLVTMAVNMTTDGRPIQFAEARFPAERVELKLSAL